The proteins below are encoded in one region of Hordeum vulgare subsp. vulgare chromosome 3H, MorexV3_pseudomolecules_assembly, whole genome shotgun sequence:
- the LOC123442944 gene encoding anillin → MEIAGDAAASGGRSIRDLPPLKRFKFVGSDLGSAPCLPLPAKKRALPPLPEAAPAPICLPAKKRAYAPPLDSISPACLPAKKRVHVRPTPLEDNAPPPFAPSRKPPLVPVKKHAGVPPLPQRVVNATPSVPAKKRVQASPPEYAAAPSPVPVKSHVQMPPRQGSVVAATLSVPSKKGVQAPSPLEHATPRPTVPAKKRVQAPSPLGIAAAPLSVPAKQRVLVPSCPEGVAAAPSVHANKRVPWQSPPEDASALAPVCLPANKRVMSQFIPPSPSPSSMKSDGARVGAVKEACAQGFVESGAATSSPRVVNGVEASKVTNKPNEVKDQVFQKSRRTNTAKRASDLHCKKLSNVINGMQSEVQVEELKKFEQASDLHCKKLSEVVGSMQSEVHAEESKKFEPACDLYGKKVSDAVNGTQSEVQAEELICKKLSDVVSGKQSGAQAEMLEKFEQTRDLHCNKLFDVVNGKQSEVQAEVLKKLEQTSDLHCKNLSNVVDGKQSEAQAEVLEKFEQTTDLHCKKLSNVVDVEQCEVQAEVLKKPEHGIDPKMAAPAREEEQIEVGDEEVAAERKQDALVEEDDGILCAVCRSTDGDPSDPIVFCDGCDLMVHATCYGNPLAQSIPDGDWFCSLCSGKPADAAAKKGGKPARPPCRLCPARGGAMKRTTDGAWAHIACALLVPEVFFQDPDGREAIDCSLVPGRRFISRCYICESSRGCALECSQPKCDLGFHVSCGLNGGLCIEYREEKGGGVVAGFCREHTKLWEKQQLTGKYKIVSRGQ, encoded by the exons atggagatcgccggggacGCTGCCGCGAGCGGTGGCCGCAGCATCCGCGACCTGCCGCCGCTGAAGCGGTTCAAGTTCGTCGGCTCCGACCTCGGGTCGGCGCCGTGCCTGCCGCTGCCGGCCAAGAAGCGCGCGCTCCCGCCGCTGCCGGAGGCGGCCCCTGCCCCTATTTGCCTTCCGGCGAAGAAGCGCGCGTATGCGCCACCGCTGGATTCCATCTCGCCGGCGTGTCTTCCGGCCAAGAAGCGCGTACACGTGCGCCCCACTCCGCTGGAGGATAACGCTCCTCCTCCCTTCGCCCCGTCTAGGAAGCCTCCCCTCGTTCCGGTGAAGAAGCACGCCGGGGTGCCGCCGCTCCCGCAGCGCGTCGTCAACGCCACCCCATCCGTCCCCGCCAAGAAGCGCGTCCAGGCGTCGCCCCCGGAGTACGCTGCTGCTCCTTCTCCCGTCCCGGTGAAGAGCCACGTCCAGATGCCGCCGCGCCAGGGGAGCGTCGTCGCCGCCACTCTATCCGTCCCGTCGAAGAAGGGCGTCCAGGCCCCGTCACCCCTGGAGCACGCCACTCCTCGCCCCACTGTTCCGGCCAAGAAGCGCGTCCAGGCGCCGTCGCCCCTGGGGATCGCCGCCGCTCCTCTCTCCGTCCCAGCCAAGCAGCGCGTCCTGGTGCCGTCGTGCCCGGAgggcgtcgccgccgccccctccgtccATGCCAACAAGCGCGTTCCGTGGCAGTCGCCCCCGGAGGACGCTTCTGCTCTGGCTCCGGTTTGCCTCCCGGCCAATAAGCGGGTGATGTCGCAGTTCATCCCGCCCTCTCCATCTCCATCATCCATGAAGTCAGATGGGGCTCGCGTTGGTGCTGTCAAAGAAGCCTGTGCTCAAGGCTTCGTTGAAagcggcgccgccacctcctctcctAGGGTGGTGAATGGCGTTGAAGCGTCCAAGGTGACCAACAAGCCGAACGAAGTCAAGGATCAAGTGTTCCAGAAATCCCGCAGAACAAACACTGCAAAAAGAGCGAGTGATCTGCACTGCAAGAAGCTCTCCAATGTCATCAATGGCATGCAATCTGAAGTTCAGGTCGAAGAGCTCAAGAAATTCGAGCAAGCGAGTGATCTGCACTGCAAGAAGCTCTCTGAAGTCGTCGGTAGCATGCAATCTGAAGTTCATGCCGAGGAGTCCAAGAAATTCGAGCCAGCGTGTGATCTGTACGGCAAGAAGGTCTCTGATGCCGTCAATGGCACACAATCTGAAGTTCAGGCTGAAGAGCTCATCTGCAAGAAGCTCTCCGATGTTGTCAGTGGCAAACAATCTGGAGCTCAAGCTGAAATGCTCGAGAAATTCGAGCAAACGCGTGATCTGCACTGCAATAAGCTCTTCGATGTCGTCAATGGCAAACAATCTGAAGTTCAAGCCGAAGTGCTCAAAAAATTAGAGCAAACGAGTGATCTGCATTGCAAGAATCTCTCCAATGTCGTCGACGGAAAACAATCTGAAGCTCAAGCCGAAGTGCTCGAGAAATTCGAGCAGACGACTGATCTGCATTGCAAGAAGCTCTCCAATGTAGTCGATGTCGAACAGTGTGAAGTTCAAGCCGAAGTGCTCAAGAAACCCGAGCACGGGATTGATCCTAAAATGGCAGCACCGGCACGCGAAGAGGAGCAAATTGAAGTGGGAGACGAAGAAGTGGCGGCCGAGCGAAAGCAAGATGCTCTcgtggaagaagacgacggcatcCTGTGCGCGGTGTGCCGAAGCACCGACGGCGACCCGTCGGACCCCATCGTGTTCTGCGATGGGTGCGACCTCATGGTGCACGCCACGTGCTACGGCAACCCGCTGGCCCAGTCCATCCCGGACGGCGACTGGTTCTGCTCGCTCTGCTCCGGCAAGCCCGCCGACGCCGCCGCGAAGAAGGGCGGCAAGCCGGCACGCCCACCCTGCCGCCTCTGCCCGGCGAGGGGCGGCGCCATGAAGCGCACCACGGACGGTGCCTGGGCGCACATCGCGTGCGCGCTGCTGGTGCCGGAGGTGTTTTTCCAGGACCCGGACGGGCGCGAGGCCATCGACTGCTCCCTCGTGCCCGGCCGGCGGTTCATCAGCCGCTGCTACATCTGCGAGAGCAGCAGGGGCTGCGCGCTCGAGTGCTCCCAGCCCAAGTGCGACCTCGGGTTCCACGTCTCCTGCGGCCTCAAcggcggcctctgcatcgagtaccGAGAGGAAAAGGGCGGCGGCGTCGTCGCCGGCTTCTGCAGAGAGCACACCAAGCTCTGGGAGAAG CAACAACTGACCGGCAAGTACAAGATTGTTTCTAGAGGTCAGTAA